In Lemur catta isolate mLemCat1 chromosome 1, mLemCat1.pri, whole genome shotgun sequence, one DNA window encodes the following:
- the FAM131A gene encoding protein FAM131A isoform X3 has product MPMISVLGKMFVWQREGPGGRWTCQTSRRVASDPAWAVEWIELPRGLSLSSLGSARTLRGWSRSSRPSSVDSQDLPEVNVGDTVAMLPKSRRALTIQEIAALARSSLHGISQVVKDHVTKPTAMAQGRVAHLIEWKGWSKPSDSPAALESAFSSYSDLSEGEQEARFAAGVAEQFAIAEAKLRAWSSVDGEDSTDDSYDEDFAGGTDTEMAGQLPLGPHLQDLFTGRRFSRPVRQGSVEPESDCSQTVSPDTLCSSLCSLEDGLLGSPARLASQLLGDELLLAKLPPSRESAFRSLGPLEAQDSLYNSPLTESCLSPAEEEPAPCKDCQPLCPPPVGSWERQRQASDVASSGVVSLNEDEAQPEEQ; this is encoded by the exons ATGCCTATGATTTCTGTGCTGGGCAAAATGTTTGTGTGGCAGCGTGAAGGGCCTGGAGGACGATGGACTTGTCAGACAAGTCGCAGAG TGGCCTCGGACCCCGCGTGGGCTGTGGAGTGGATCGAACTTCCCCGGGGCCTCTCTCTATCTTCCTTGGGATCTGCTCGGACCCTCCGAGGCTGGAGCCGGTCCTCCCGCCCTTCCTCGGTGGACAGCCAGGACTTGCCAGAG GTGAATGTTGGAGATACAGTCGCGATGCTGCCCAAGTCCCGGAGAGCCCTAACCATTCAGGAGATTGCTGCACTGGCCAGATCCTCCCTGCATG GTATATCCCAAGTGGTGAAGGACCACGTGACCAAGCCTACCGCCATGGCCCAGGGCCGAGTGGCTCACCTCATTGAGTGGAAGGGATGGAGCAAGCCGAGTGACTCTCCTGCTGCCCTGGAATCAGCTTTTTCCTCCTATTCAGACCTCAGCGAGGGTGAACAAGAGGCTCGCTTTGCAGCAG GAGTGGCTGAGCAGTTTGCCATTGCAGAAGCGAAGCTCCGGGCATGGTCTTCGGTGGATGGTGAGGACTCCACTGATGACTCCTATGATGAGGACTTCGCTGGGGGAACTGATACAG AAATGGCTGGGCAGCTGCCCCTGGGGCCCCACCTCCAGGACCTCTTCACTGGCCGCCGATTCTCCCGGCCTGTGCGCCAGGGCTCTGTGGAGCCTGAGAGCGACTGCTCGCAAACCGTGTCCCCTGACACCCTGTGCTCTAGTCTTTGCAGCCTGGAGGATGGGTTGCTGGGCTCTCCAGCCCGTCTGGCCTCCCAGCTGCTGGGTGATGAGCTGCTTCTTGCCAAACTGCCCCCCAGCCGGGAAAGTGCCTTCCGCAGCCTGGGCCCATTGGAGGCCCAGGACTCGCTCTACAACTCACCCCTCACGGAGTCCTGCCTTTCCCCCGCTGAAGAGGAGCCAGCCCCCTGCAAGGACTGCCAGCCACTCTGCCCACCACCAGTGGGCAGCTGGGAACGGCAGCGGCAAGCCTCTGACGTGGCCTCTTCTGGGGTGGTGTCCTTAAATGAGGATGAGGCACAGCCAGAGGAACAGTGA
- the FAM131A gene encoding protein FAM131A isoform X2: protein MLPKSRRALTIQEIAALARSSLHGISQVVKDHVTKPTAMAQGRVAHLIEWKGWSKPSDSPAALESAFSSYSDLSEGEQEARFAAGVAEQFAIAEAKLRAWSSVDGEDSTDDSYDEDFAGGTDTEMAGQLPLGPHLQDLFTGRRFSRPVRQGSVEPESDCSQTVSPDTLCSSLCSLEDGLLGSPARLASQLLGDELLLAKLPPSRESAFRSLGPLEAQDSLYNSPLTESCLSPAEEEPAPCKDCQPLCPPPVGSWERQRQASDVASSGVVSLNEDEAQPEEQ, encoded by the exons ATGCTGCCCAAGTCCCGGAGAGCCCTAACCATTCAGGAGATTGCTGCACTGGCCAGATCCTCCCTGCATG GTATATCCCAAGTGGTGAAGGACCACGTGACCAAGCCTACCGCCATGGCCCAGGGCCGAGTGGCTCACCTCATTGAGTGGAAGGGATGGAGCAAGCCGAGTGACTCTCCTGCTGCCCTGGAATCAGCTTTTTCCTCCTATTCAGACCTCAGCGAGGGTGAACAAGAGGCTCGCTTTGCAGCAG GAGTGGCTGAGCAGTTTGCCATTGCAGAAGCGAAGCTCCGGGCATGGTCTTCGGTGGATGGTGAGGACTCCACTGATGACTCCTATGATGAGGACTTCGCTGGGGGAACTGATACAG AAATGGCTGGGCAGCTGCCCCTGGGGCCCCACCTCCAGGACCTCTTCACTGGCCGCCGATTCTCCCGGCCTGTGCGCCAGGGCTCTGTGGAGCCTGAGAGCGACTGCTCGCAAACCGTGTCCCCTGACACCCTGTGCTCTAGTCTTTGCAGCCTGGAGGATGGGTTGCTGGGCTCTCCAGCCCGTCTGGCCTCCCAGCTGCTGGGTGATGAGCTGCTTCTTGCCAAACTGCCCCCCAGCCGGGAAAGTGCCTTCCGCAGCCTGGGCCCATTGGAGGCCCAGGACTCGCTCTACAACTCACCCCTCACGGAGTCCTGCCTTTCCCCCGCTGAAGAGGAGCCAGCCCCCTGCAAGGACTGCCAGCCACTCTGCCCACCACCAGTGGGCAGCTGGGAACGGCAGCGGCAAGCCTCTGACGTGGCCTCTTCTGGGGTGGTGTCCTTAAATGAGGATGAGGCACAGCCAGAGGAACAGTGA
- the FAM131A gene encoding protein FAM131A isoform X1 — MGCIGSRSPAGQVASDPAWAVEWIELPRGLSLSSLGSARTLRGWSRSSRPSSVDSQDLPEVNVGDTVAMLPKSRRALTIQEIAALARSSLHGISQVVKDHVTKPTAMAQGRVAHLIEWKGWSKPSDSPAALESAFSSYSDLSEGEQEARFAAGVAEQFAIAEAKLRAWSSVDGEDSTDDSYDEDFAGGTDTEMAGQLPLGPHLQDLFTGRRFSRPVRQGSVEPESDCSQTVSPDTLCSSLCSLEDGLLGSPARLASQLLGDELLLAKLPPSRESAFRSLGPLEAQDSLYNSPLTESCLSPAEEEPAPCKDCQPLCPPPVGSWERQRQASDVASSGVVSLNEDEAQPEEQ; from the exons TGGCCTCGGACCCCGCGTGGGCTGTGGAGTGGATCGAACTTCCCCGGGGCCTCTCTCTATCTTCCTTGGGATCTGCTCGGACCCTCCGAGGCTGGAGCCGGTCCTCCCGCCCTTCCTCGGTGGACAGCCAGGACTTGCCAGAG GTGAATGTTGGAGATACAGTCGCGATGCTGCCCAAGTCCCGGAGAGCCCTAACCATTCAGGAGATTGCTGCACTGGCCAGATCCTCCCTGCATG GTATATCCCAAGTGGTGAAGGACCACGTGACCAAGCCTACCGCCATGGCCCAGGGCCGAGTGGCTCACCTCATTGAGTGGAAGGGATGGAGCAAGCCGAGTGACTCTCCTGCTGCCCTGGAATCAGCTTTTTCCTCCTATTCAGACCTCAGCGAGGGTGAACAAGAGGCTCGCTTTGCAGCAG GAGTGGCTGAGCAGTTTGCCATTGCAGAAGCGAAGCTCCGGGCATGGTCTTCGGTGGATGGTGAGGACTCCACTGATGACTCCTATGATGAGGACTTCGCTGGGGGAACTGATACAG AAATGGCTGGGCAGCTGCCCCTGGGGCCCCACCTCCAGGACCTCTTCACTGGCCGCCGATTCTCCCGGCCTGTGCGCCAGGGCTCTGTGGAGCCTGAGAGCGACTGCTCGCAAACCGTGTCCCCTGACACCCTGTGCTCTAGTCTTTGCAGCCTGGAGGATGGGTTGCTGGGCTCTCCAGCCCGTCTGGCCTCCCAGCTGCTGGGTGATGAGCTGCTTCTTGCCAAACTGCCCCCCAGCCGGGAAAGTGCCTTCCGCAGCCTGGGCCCATTGGAGGCCCAGGACTCGCTCTACAACTCACCCCTCACGGAGTCCTGCCTTTCCCCCGCTGAAGAGGAGCCAGCCCCCTGCAAGGACTGCCAGCCACTCTGCCCACCACCAGTGGGCAGCTGGGAACGGCAGCGGCAAGCCTCTGACGTGGCCTCTTCTGGGGTGGTGTCCTTAAATGAGGATGAGGCACAGCCAGAGGAACAGTGA